In Gemmata obscuriglobus, a single genomic region encodes these proteins:
- a CDS encoding phytoene desaturase family protein encodes MANNTHDAIIIGGGHNGLVTAAYLAKTGYKVLVLERREIVGGCCITEELWPGFKVSTAAYVNSLLRPEIIKDLELKKYGFEMLPRSPSSFTPFPDGRYLMMGPDKEMTHREIAKFSKRDADAYPKYEDMLTRVADFLEPMLTQTPPDPFGGVGSLWKLGQLGMGFRRLGRTTATEAVEILTGAARPILDRWFESEELKATIATDAVIGAYAPPSHPGTAYVLFHHVMGECNGVRGVWGYVRGGMGTISNSIASAAKSYGAEIRTNAEVGKILVNNGVVQGVALKDGTEFRARRVASCADANVTFLKLMDPKDLPAEFTAQVKKIDYSSATVKINVALDRPPNWKALPSDGKVGPQHHGTMHICPDQDYIERAFDDAKYGRWSQNPMLECTMATALDSTLAPEGKHILSMFVQYAPYHLKGTTWDAEKDKFADRCFDILEEYAPGFKSSVLHRIVIPPPDMERMWGITGGNIMQGAMSLSSMFSFRPAAGYANYRTPVKGLYLCGAAAHPGGGVMGACGLNAAREMLKDR; translated from the coding sequence ATGGCGAACAACACCCACGACGCGATCATCATCGGGGGCGGGCACAACGGGCTGGTGACGGCTGCGTACCTCGCCAAGACCGGGTACAAGGTGCTGGTACTCGAGCGCCGCGAGATCGTCGGCGGGTGCTGTATTACGGAAGAACTGTGGCCCGGGTTCAAGGTCTCCACCGCGGCTTACGTGAACAGTCTGTTACGCCCCGAAATCATTAAGGACCTGGAACTCAAGAAGTACGGGTTCGAGATGCTGCCGCGCAGCCCCTCGTCGTTCACCCCGTTCCCGGACGGGCGGTATCTGATGATGGGGCCGGACAAGGAGATGACCCACCGCGAGATCGCGAAGTTCTCGAAGAGGGACGCGGACGCGTATCCCAAGTACGAGGACATGCTCACGCGGGTGGCCGATTTCCTTGAGCCGATGCTGACACAAACCCCGCCCGACCCGTTCGGCGGGGTGGGATCGCTTTGGAAGCTCGGGCAACTGGGAATGGGGTTCCGCCGCCTGGGCCGCACCACCGCGACCGAAGCTGTTGAGATTCTCACCGGCGCCGCCCGGCCCATTCTGGATCGGTGGTTCGAGTCGGAAGAACTGAAGGCGACCATCGCGACGGACGCCGTGATCGGGGCCTACGCGCCGCCGTCGCACCCGGGCACGGCTTACGTCCTCTTCCACCACGTGATGGGCGAGTGCAACGGCGTGCGCGGGGTGTGGGGCTACGTCCGCGGCGGGATGGGGACCATCTCGAACAGCATTGCATCGGCCGCGAAGAGTTACGGCGCCGAGATCCGCACCAACGCCGAGGTGGGCAAGATCCTGGTCAACAACGGGGTTGTTCAAGGGGTGGCGCTGAAAGACGGCACCGAGTTCCGCGCGCGCCGGGTGGCCTCCTGTGCGGACGCGAACGTGACGTTCCTGAAGCTGATGGACCCGAAGGACCTGCCCGCCGAGTTCACCGCGCAGGTGAAGAAGATCGACTACTCGTCGGCCACGGTGAAGATCAACGTGGCACTGGACCGGCCGCCGAACTGGAAGGCCCTTCCGTCCGACGGGAAGGTCGGGCCGCAGCACCACGGCACGATGCACATCTGCCCGGACCAGGACTACATCGAGCGCGCCTTCGACGACGCGAAGTACGGCCGCTGGTCCCAGAACCCGATGCTCGAATGCACGATGGCAACCGCCCTCGACAGCACGCTCGCGCCCGAAGGTAAGCACATCCTGAGTATGTTCGTGCAGTACGCGCCGTACCATCTGAAGGGCACGACTTGGGACGCGGAAAAGGACAAGTTCGCGGACCGGTGTTTTGACATTTTGGAGGAGTACGCGCCGGGGTTCAAATCGAGCGTGCTGCACCGCATCGTCATCCCGCCGCCGGACATGGAGCGGATGTGGGGCATCACCGGCGGGAACATCATGCAGGGGGCGATGAGCCTGTCGAGCATGTTCAGCTTCCGCCCGGCGGCCGGTTACGCGAACTACCGCACCCCGGTGAAAGGGTTGTATCTGTGCGGCGCCGCCGCGCACCCGGGCGGGGGGGTGATGGGCGCGTGCGGGCTCAACGCGGCCCGGGAGATGTTAAAAGACCGGTAA
- a CDS encoding DUF1501 domain-containing protein: MLRFLGSARRFCDGHTRRDFLQIGAFGSGLTLADVMRHRAASAAGAKKQASTAQKSAIMIYLPGGPSHMDMYDLKPDAPAEFRGEFKPIKTNVAGVEICEHFPLQAKMWDKLACVRSVVSVDEHSDSLVMTGYPERVNRTADHPSFGSVLSKLRSSSGGAVPPFVSLRGMSRGTEPGYLGIAHRPFTPSGQGNANLRLANGVSADRLGDRKNLLDKFDDTRREIDATGTMTGMDAYNERAIEMVTAGVVRDALDLRKEDPKVVDRYKGVEAFLTAWRLIEAGVGCVTLSVGGWDTHGQNFQTLKRQLPVVDKGIANLIQDLHDRGMQDDVVTVMWGEFGRTPKVNASAGRDHWSPVMSALIAGGGLKMGQAVGASTAKGERPKDNPLSVPRVLSTIYGVLGIDPSTTFANGAGRPMYVLDEREPVKELVG; the protein is encoded by the coding sequence ATGCTTCGATTTCTCGGCTCCGCCCGCCGGTTCTGTGACGGTCACACCCGTCGCGACTTCCTCCAGATCGGCGCGTTCGGCTCAGGTCTGACCCTGGCCGACGTGATGCGGCACCGCGCGGCGAGCGCGGCCGGCGCGAAGAAGCAGGCGAGCACGGCGCAGAAGTCCGCGATCATGATCTACCTGCCCGGTGGGCCGTCCCACATGGACATGTACGACCTGAAGCCCGACGCACCGGCCGAGTTTCGCGGCGAGTTCAAGCCGATCAAGACGAACGTCGCCGGGGTCGAAATCTGTGAGCACTTTCCGCTCCAAGCGAAGATGTGGGATAAGCTCGCGTGCGTGCGGTCAGTGGTGTCCGTCGACGAGCACTCGGACTCGCTGGTCATGACCGGCTACCCCGAACGGGTCAACCGGACCGCGGACCACCCCAGCTTCGGATCGGTGCTCTCAAAGCTGCGTTCTTCAAGCGGAGGAGCGGTCCCGCCGTTCGTCAGCCTGCGCGGGATGAGCCGGGGCACCGAACCGGGTTACCTCGGGATCGCGCACCGCCCGTTCACCCCGAGCGGTCAAGGGAACGCGAACCTCCGGTTGGCTAACGGCGTGAGCGCCGACCGGCTCGGCGATCGCAAGAACTTACTCGACAAGTTCGACGACACCCGCCGCGAAATCGATGCCACCGGCACGATGACCGGAATGGACGCGTACAATGAGAGAGCCATTGAGATGGTGACGGCCGGGGTCGTCCGCGACGCACTCGACCTCAGGAAAGAAGACCCGAAGGTCGTCGACCGCTACAAAGGCGTGGAGGCGTTCCTGACCGCCTGGCGGCTGATCGAGGCGGGGGTCGGTTGCGTCACGCTCTCGGTCGGCGGCTGGGACACGCACGGGCAGAACTTCCAAACCCTCAAGCGGCAACTCCCGGTTGTCGATAAGGGCATCGCGAACCTGATCCAGGACCTGCACGACCGCGGGATGCAGGACGACGTGGTGACCGTGATGTGGGGCGAGTTCGGCCGCACCCCGAAGGTCAACGCGAGTGCCGGCCGCGACCACTGGTCCCCGGTGATGAGCGCGCTGATCGCCGGCGGCGGTCTGAAGATGGGCCAAGCAGTCGGCGCGAGCACTGCCAAGGGCGAGCGGCCGAAAGACAACCCGCTGAGCGTGCCCCGCGTACTGAGTACCATTTACGGCGTGCTCGGGATCGACCCCAGTACGACGTTCGCCAACGGCGCCGGCCGTCCGATGTACGTCCTTGATGAGCGCGAGCCCGTGAAAGAGTTGGTCGGCTGA
- a CDS encoding UDP-glucose dehydrogenase family protein translates to MNVAVVGTGYVGLVTGTCLAETGNSVTCVDNNPEKLALLQGGGIPIYEPGLDVLVKRNREAGRLTFTGDLAAAVRGAKFIFVAVGTPELPNGDVDLKYVNAVVDGVCAALKELPKGAPGDRIIVLKSTVPPGTNRAVTERVIANGCSHVSVASNPEFLKEGAALEDFMNPDRVVVGVRHELVGEALGELYAPYCTVDRPFLVMAPESAEMTKYAANAVLATKISFINEVANLCDAAGADINAVRKGIGHDQRIGFQFFAPGPGYGGSCFPKDVLGLIAAAQRMGVKLRVCEAVDEANDAQKKVLFGKITKHFGGQLAGKTFAVWGLAFKPKTDDIREAPALTLIDALLAAGAKVKTFDPEAAKNVKAIYGDKLQYASDPLGALDGAAALVLVTEWPEFRGPDFVEVRKRLAAPVIFDGRNLYAEQEHHLLEAGFTYYGIGRGKN, encoded by the coding sequence ATGAACGTTGCTGTCGTTGGCACTGGGTACGTCGGACTGGTTACTGGAACGTGCCTCGCCGAGACCGGCAATTCCGTCACCTGTGTGGACAACAACCCCGAAAAGCTGGCGCTGCTCCAGGGCGGCGGTATCCCGATCTACGAACCCGGGCTCGACGTTCTTGTGAAGCGCAACCGGGAGGCCGGGCGGCTCACCTTCACCGGCGATCTCGCCGCGGCCGTGCGCGGTGCGAAGTTCATTTTCGTCGCCGTCGGCACTCCGGAGTTGCCCAACGGCGACGTGGACCTGAAGTACGTGAACGCGGTCGTTGACGGCGTGTGCGCGGCCCTCAAGGAGTTACCGAAAGGCGCGCCCGGCGACCGGATCATCGTTCTGAAAAGCACGGTGCCGCCCGGAACGAACCGGGCCGTCACGGAGCGGGTGATCGCCAACGGCTGCTCGCACGTGTCGGTCGCCAGTAACCCCGAGTTCCTCAAGGAGGGCGCCGCGCTCGAGGACTTCATGAACCCCGACCGGGTGGTCGTGGGCGTGCGCCACGAACTGGTCGGCGAGGCGCTCGGCGAGCTGTACGCTCCGTACTGCACCGTGGACCGACCGTTCCTGGTGATGGCGCCCGAGTCCGCGGAGATGACCAAGTACGCCGCGAACGCGGTGCTCGCCACGAAGATCAGCTTTATCAACGAGGTCGCGAACCTGTGCGACGCCGCCGGCGCCGACATCAACGCGGTCCGGAAGGGCATCGGTCACGACCAGCGGATCGGGTTCCAGTTCTTCGCCCCCGGTCCGGGGTACGGCGGGTCGTGCTTCCCGAAGGACGTGCTGGGGCTCATCGCCGCCGCGCAGCGGATGGGGGTTAAGCTCCGCGTCTGCGAGGCGGTCGACGAGGCCAACGACGCGCAAAAGAAGGTGCTGTTCGGGAAGATCACCAAACACTTCGGCGGTCAACTCGCGGGCAAGACGTTCGCCGTGTGGGGGCTCGCGTTCAAGCCGAAGACCGACGACATCCGCGAGGCCCCGGCGCTGACCCTCATCGACGCGCTGCTGGCCGCCGGGGCGAAGGTGAAGACGTTCGACCCCGAGGCGGCAAAGAACGTGAAGGCCATTTACGGCGACAAGTTGCAGTACGCTTCGGACCCGCTCGGGGCACTCGACGGGGCCGCCGCCCTGGTCCTGGTGACCGAGTGGCCGGAGTTCCGCGGCCCCGACTTCGTCGAGGTGAGGAAGCGGCTCGCGGCGCCGGTGATCTTCGACGGGCGCAACCTGTACGCCGAGCAGGAGCACCACCTGCTCGAGGCCGGGTTCACGTACTACGGGATCGGTCGCGGTAAGAACTGA
- a CDS encoding DUF1549 domain-containing protein, with translation MTRRALALLVLCVAAPGSPAADAPITAVVTHPTGFNLKGADDAPQLLVTGIRADGRSIDLTGAAQYAVGDPKIVRVEPNGRVFPLANGSTEITVRVAGKALKVPVVAGKMETPLPINFANHVVPIFTKLNCSSGGCHGKIAGQNGFRLSLLGFDPPFDYENLLKEGRGRRVFPAAPDSSLLLTKAIGAVPHGGGKKMEKDSEEYKIVRRWIASGLPYGDKSDPTVTRISVFPESRVLDRKGRQQLAVHAHYSDGSVEDVTRRAQYESNDTDIATVTEAGLVSTLSITGQAAVMARFNGQVTVFRAAVPRAGAVAAFDFKEQTVVDRHTAKKWNELNIAPSELCSDEVFIRRLYLDLTGTLPEAEEVRAFVADKGAEKRGALVDRLLETPEYAYFFANKWADILRVKRRNQPNRAYGTFAFHTWIREAVTADKPYDDFVRDILCAIGDESKSPPTVWYKEVKTPEQFVDDVSQVFLGQRLACANCHHHPYEKWSQDDYWGVAAFFGRVGFKSVQTPGASPQNQQNQKQVLFVRSAGAVQNKRTGQTAPMKALDADPMTAASDEDPRQKFADWMVSPKNPFFAKTVANRYWAHFFGRGIVDPLDDMRVTNPPSNPELLDALTQTLVDNKYSLKALIRTICKSRTYQLSAEPNEFNTGDKQSFARYYPKRLQAEVLFDAVMKLTDSPTSFAGLPTDKFAPTRAIMLPDESFQSYFLDVTGRPQRISACECERVNEASLAMTLHLLNSQEIQDKIARAGGRADRLARDKRSDAEKVEELFLLATGAKPTKEKMDLALEHIAKHEKSKKTAYENVIWALLNSKAFLFNQ, from the coding sequence ATGACCCGCCGCGCGCTCGCGCTTCTCGTCCTCTGCGTCGCCGCCCCAGGCTCCCCGGCCGCCGACGCCCCGATCACCGCCGTCGTTACACACCCGACGGGCTTCAACCTGAAAGGCGCGGACGACGCCCCCCAACTTTTGGTCACCGGCATCCGCGCCGACGGCCGCTCGATCGACCTCACCGGTGCAGCCCAGTACGCCGTCGGCGACCCGAAAATTGTCCGCGTCGAACCGAACGGCCGCGTGTTCCCGCTCGCCAACGGGTCCACCGAGATCACCGTTCGCGTTGCGGGCAAGGCGCTCAAGGTGCCGGTGGTGGCGGGGAAGATGGAGACGCCGCTGCCGATCAACTTCGCCAACCACGTCGTGCCGATCTTCACCAAGTTGAACTGCTCGTCCGGCGGATGTCACGGGAAGATCGCCGGTCAGAACGGGTTCCGCCTCTCCCTGCTCGGATTTGACCCGCCGTTCGACTACGAGAACTTGTTGAAGGAGGGTCGCGGGCGCCGCGTGTTCCCGGCCGCCCCGGACTCCAGCCTGCTCCTCACGAAGGCGATCGGCGCGGTCCCGCACGGCGGCGGCAAAAAGATGGAGAAGGACAGCGAGGAGTACAAGATCGTCCGCCGGTGGATCGCGTCCGGGCTCCCCTACGGCGACAAGAGCGACCCGACCGTCACGAGGATCAGCGTTTTTCCCGAGAGCCGCGTGCTGGACCGCAAAGGGCGTCAGCAACTCGCGGTGCACGCGCACTACTCCGACGGTTCGGTTGAGGACGTGACCCGCCGCGCGCAGTATGAGAGCAACGACACGGACATCGCGACCGTGACCGAGGCGGGTCTGGTGAGCACACTGAGTATCACCGGTCAAGCCGCGGTGATGGCGCGGTTCAACGGGCAGGTAACTGTGTTCCGGGCGGCCGTTCCACGCGCGGGGGCGGTTGCGGCGTTCGACTTCAAGGAACAAACGGTCGTCGACCGTCACACCGCGAAGAAGTGGAACGAGCTGAACATCGCCCCGTCGGAGCTTTGCAGCGACGAGGTGTTCATCCGCCGACTGTATCTCGACCTGACCGGCACCCTGCCGGAAGCGGAAGAGGTCCGGGCGTTCGTCGCCGACAAGGGCGCGGAGAAGCGAGGCGCCCTCGTTGACCGGCTGCTCGAAACGCCGGAGTACGCATACTTCTTCGCGAACAAGTGGGCCGACATCCTCCGCGTCAAGCGCCGCAACCAGCCGAACCGCGCATACGGCACGTTCGCGTTCCACACCTGGATCCGCGAGGCGGTGACCGCGGACAAGCCCTACGACGACTTCGTGCGCGACATCCTGTGTGCGATCGGCGACGAGAGCAAATCCCCGCCGACGGTGTGGTACAAGGAGGTCAAGACGCCCGAGCAGTTCGTGGACGACGTGAGCCAGGTGTTCCTGGGGCAACGCCTCGCGTGCGCGAACTGCCACCACCACCCCTACGAGAAGTGGTCGCAAGACGACTACTGGGGGGTCGCGGCGTTCTTCGGCCGCGTCGGGTTCAAGAGCGTGCAAACACCGGGCGCGTCGCCCCAGAACCAGCAGAACCAGAAGCAGGTTCTGTTCGTGCGCAGCGCCGGCGCTGTGCAGAACAAGCGCACGGGTCAAACCGCGCCGATGAAGGCGCTCGACGCGGACCCGATGACCGCCGCGAGCGACGAGGACCCGCGGCAGAAGTTTGCGGACTGGATGGTGTCGCCCAAGAACCCGTTCTTCGCGAAGACGGTGGCGAACCGGTACTGGGCGCACTTCTTCGGCCGCGGCATCGTTGATCCGCTCGACGACATGCGCGTGACCAACCCGCCGTCCAACCCCGAACTGCTCGACGCGCTGACGCAAACGCTGGTCGACAACAAGTACTCGCTGAAGGCGCTGATCAGAACCATCTGCAAGAGCCGAACCTACCAGCTCTCGGCCGAACCGAACGAGTTCAACACCGGGGACAAGCAGTCGTTCGCCCGGTACTACCCGAAGCGCCTCCAGGCCGAGGTGCTGTTCGATGCGGTGATGAAGCTGACCGACAGCCCGACGAGCTTCGCGGGGCTGCCGACCGACAAGTTCGCCCCGACGCGGGCGATCATGCTGCCGGACGAGTCGTTCCAGTCGTACTTCCTGGACGTGACCGGCCGCCCGCAGCGGATCAGCGCGTGCGAGTGCGAGCGGGTGAACGAGGCCAGCCTCGCGATGACGCTGCACCTGCTGAACAGCCAGGAAATACAGGACAAGATCGCGCGGGCCGGCGGGCGCGCGGACCGGCTCGCCAGGGACAAACGGTCCGACGCCGAGAAGGTCGAGGAGCTGTTCCTTCTCGCGACCGGCGCGAAGCCGACCAAGGAGAAGATGGACCTCGCGCTCGAGCACATCGCCAAGCACGAGAAGAGCAAGAAGACCGCTTACGAAAACGTCATCTGGGCGCTGCTGAACTCGAAAGCGTTCTTGTTCAATCAGTAG